A single window of candidate division WOR-3 bacterium DNA harbors:
- a CDS encoding tRNA 4-thiouridine(8) synthase ThiI, which produces MKVLVLFSGGLDSLLASFWVKSSGLEPEHIFIKTPFNRSERPQYFAEKYGLKLNLIETDRNYLEIIKNPEYGTGKNLNPCIDCHAFMIKQTGILLEHKKAAFIVTGEVLGQRPMSQRKDGLRSVDRLSGYGELTVRPLSGKLLEKTTPEKLGWIKREKMLSISGRGRAEQLELAKQYGIDEYENPAGGCLLTDKNISSRTLKLIQRNEFDKFNIELVRVGRHFVSRSGTKIILGRNKNENDKLFKMKRKNDLFLEQNKIKAPSALILFPFKSDDLQTAADLICFFSKNRNGNFTIPAPVGEILSRQLSDEEVERMKLFK; this is translated from the coding sequence ATGAAAGTCCTGGTTCTTTTCTCAGGCGGACTCGATTCTCTGTTAGCTTCCTTCTGGGTAAAAAGTTCAGGATTAGAGCCTGAACACATATTTATAAAAACTCCATTCAATAGGTCAGAAAGACCTCAATATTTCGCCGAGAAATACGGATTGAAATTGAACCTGATAGAAACAGATAGAAATTATTTAGAAATAATAAAAAACCCTGAATACGGAACAGGGAAAAATCTGAATCCTTGTATAGACTGCCATGCGTTCATGATAAAACAAACGGGAATTTTACTGGAACATAAAAAAGCGGCCTTCATTGTAACAGGAGAAGTTTTGGGTCAAAGGCCGATGTCTCAAAGAAAAGACGGATTGAGATCGGTAGACAGACTGAGCGGATATGGAGAATTGACAGTAAGACCTCTTTCAGGCAAATTACTTGAAAAGACTACACCTGAAAAGCTGGGGTGGATTAAAAGAGAAAAAATGTTATCTATTTCAGGAAGAGGTAGAGCAGAACAACTGGAACTGGCAAAGCAATATGGAATAGACGAATATGAGAACCCGGCAGGGGGATGTCTTTTGACTGATAAAAACATATCATCCAGGACGTTAAAACTTATACAAAGAAACGAATTCGATAAATTCAACATTGAACTTGTCAGAGTAGGAAGACATTTTGTATCGCGCTCAGGAACGAAAATAATCTTGGGAAGAAATAAAAATGAAAACGATAAACTCTTTAAAATGAAAAGAAAAAATGACTTGTTTTTAGAACAGAATAAAATAAAAGCTCCTTCCGCGTTAATTCTGTTTCCCTTCAAAAGCGATGACTTACAGACTGCGGCAGATCTTATTTGTTTTTTTTCAAAAAATAGGAACGGCAACTTCACGATTCCAGCGCCGGTAGGCGAGATATTAAGCCGT